A region from the Rhizoctonia solani chromosome 13, complete sequence genome encodes:
- a CDS encoding Retrotransposable element Tf2 protein, with translation MSPLFTILITPEKKAESLEVLIDSGATSSFLHPRTAEALRLPLIDLPSPRTVTMLNGLSPQAGKIWKKANLTFSFDGKRMTETFLICNTGSHAAILGLKWLDAHNPEIDWNQRTLSFPHAPPEHVAIAEEEEADQNPLKGIPSKYHQYAKVFGEQEFNKLPPHRHYDIGIDLTEEGPLNSLLYSMTDAKSATLKDWLRDELKAGKICPSKSSISSPVMFVPKKDGSRHLVVNYCRLNNRTKKNVYLLPRPDNLMAQLCGAKVFTKLDLRWGYNNVQVKEGDKWKTAFQTKYGLYKSLVMTFGLTNAPAAFQHFMNKLFKDLLDVCVIIYLDDILIYSKDDASHTQHVHEVLKQLMENQLFCKASKCTFHATPVEYLGIIVSNKGFGLDKLKIQAVQEWPVPTKVKEVQLFLGFANFLCCFVANFSHMARPLHNLVKKDTLWKWDTKEQEAFQGLKVAITNAPVLCHADPSKPYFLETDASGAALGFLSESFKGAKQNYDTHNKELLAIIRSFEYWRIFLEGTKHPITVFTNHRNLEYWKESCTFNRRHARWHLLLAGYNFQIVYRPGKQLGKPDALSQQLDHADIPPEPQSMLPNPVFANVALVTPEKELQRQIELSLDQDKSLEEILQFLQNKSKAPPSIKRTFKDYKMEADLLFYQGRIVVPDVGTLRTDLLRIFHNSPLAGHPGRQRTLELVSRSYYWPGIRADTYWHVDSCKTCQRIRKPKYASIPPQPLELPVRPWQHVSYNMIVDLPKDGSHNSILVIVNSFTKYGIFVKCSKKLKAPKLAELFLENVWKHHGMPEKTISNQGRVFNNRFLRALYKCLGIDPHFSSAYHPQSDGQMEHVNPSIEHFLRAYLGVNQRDWTRWLPMAEFAYNNAVHSSMGKTPFKALYGWEPTLTPSNVPTDVPEADNLAQAMEAVERTGEQGNPTEFEIGEEVWLDAKNVNLKTLSPKLMEQRLGPFKVIKKISNQAYRLELPPTMQIHNIFYVGLLSKVKRDKKRAFKNCPPPVTVDGEEEYKVEGITNAKERNGKWFFQVKWEEKYKKDMKKKALGAAKALRGGAVL, from the exons ATGTCACCACTCTTCACTATTTTGATCacaccagagaaaaaagcggaatcactagaagtcctgatagactcaggcgccacctcatcttTCCTCCACCCCCGTACCGCGGAAGCACTCCGCCTACCCCTCATAGATCTCCCTTCACCCCgcactgttactatgctcaatgggttgagcccccaggctggcaaaatttggaagaaggctaacctaaccttctcctttgatggcaaacgtatgactgagaccttcctaatttgcaacacagggtcccatgccgccatcttgggattgaaatggttagatgcccataatccagaaattgattggaatcaacgcaccctctcctttccccacgCACCACCGGAACACGtagccattgctgaagaggaggaagctgaccaAAACCCCCTCAAAGGAATCCcttccaagtaccatcaatacgccaaggtatttggagagcaagaattcaataagctcccCCCGCACCggcattatgacattgggattgatctaacagaagaaggccccttgaactctctgctatatagcatgactgacgccaaatccgccacgctcaaagattggctcagggatgaactcaaggcaggcaagatctgccccagtaaatcttctatcagttcccccgtaatgtttgtacccaaaaaggatggttcccgccatTTGGTTGTCAATTATTGCCGCCTTAACAACCGCACCAAGAAGAACGTCTACCTGCTTCCCCGtccagacaacctcatggcccagctctgtggtgccaaggtctttactaaGCTAGACTTGcgttggggttacaacaacgtacaggtaaaggaaggtgacaaatggaagaccgcATTCCAAACTAAGTACGGcctctacaaatccctggttatgacctttggcttaacaaatgcccctgccgcctttcagcattttatgaacaaactattcaaggatttactggatgtatgcgtcattatttaccttgatgacatcctgatatactctaaggatgacgcatcacatacacaacacgttcatgaggtcctgaAGCAattaatggagaaccaattgttctgcaaaGCATCCAAGTGCACGTTCCACGCCACCCCTGTGGAgtacctgggaatcattgtctccAATAAGGGTTTcggcctggataagctcaaaatccaggcggtacaagaatggccagtACCTActaaggtcaaagaagtccaattgtttctaggatttgccaacttcctttgttgttttgttgccaactttagccacatggctaggccgttacataacctagtcaagaaagacacgctgtggaaatgggacaccaaggaacaagaagccttccaaggattaaaggttgccatcaccaacgccccagttCTTTGCCACGCTGATCCGtccaaaccctacttcctggaaacagatgcctcCGGCGCAGCtctag GGTTCCTATCAGAGtccttcaaaggtgccaaacagaactatgacacccacaataaggaactccttgcaatcatacgttcctttgagtactggcggaTTTTCTTAGAAGGAACCAAGCATCCAATCACCGTGTTTACCAACCACCGCAACctagaatactggaaggaatcctgCACATTCAACCGGCGCCACGCACGTtggcacttactccttgctgggtataacttccaaattgtatacAGGCCAGGAAAACAATtgggaaaaccagatgccctgtcACAACAATTGGATCACGCAGACATTCCACCAGAACCCCAGTCTATGTTGCCAAACCCagtatttgccaatgttgccTTAGTTACACCGGAGAAAgagctacaacgccagattgagtTGTCCCTGGACCAGGACAAATcactggaagaaatcctccagttcctacaaaacaagtccaaagcacCCCCTTCAATCAAACGCACGTTTAAAGATTACAAGATGGAGGCTGATCTACttttctaccaaggacggattgtagtccctgacgTTGGGACACTAAGGACGGACCTACTCcgcatcttccacaacagtcccttggcaggacatccaggaagaCAGCGCACCCTagagttggtatcaaggagctactactggcctggcatccgtgctgacacctactggcatgtggattcctgcAAGACTtgtcaacggatcaggaagcccaaataCGCGTCCATTCCCCCTCAGCCTCTTGAACTCCCCGTCAGGCCCTGGCAGCACGtgtcttacaacatgatagtagacctccCTAAGGACGGAAGCCACAACTCAATCCTAGTAATTGTCAACAGTTTCACAAAGTACGGGATATTTgtaaaatgctccaagaaactcaaggcacccaagttagcggaactattcctggaaaatGTGTGGAAACACCACGGTATGCCGGAAAAGACCATATCCAACcaaggaagggtcttcaacaacagaTTCTTACGGGCTCTATACAAAtgccttggcattgaccctCATTTCTCCTCTgcctaccacccccagagtgACGGACAAATGGAACACGTCAACCCCTCTATTGAACATTTTCTTAGGGCTTACTTGGGGGTTAATCAAAGGGATTGGACcagatggctcccaatggcagaatttgcgtacaacaatgccgtacatagcagcatGGGCAAGACCCCTTTCAAAGCtttgtatggatgggaacctacGTTAACCCCATCTaacgtaccaacagatgtACCAGAAGCGGACAACCTGGCACAAGCAATGGAGGCAGTGGAAAGAA CCGGAGAGCAAGGAAACCCAACagaatttgagattggagaagaagtttggctggacgccaaaaatgtcaacctcaaaaccttgagtcccaagctaatGGAACAGCGCCTAGGACCGTTTAAGGTCATcaaaaaaatctccaaccaagcttaccgcctagaactccctcCAACAATGCAAATCCACAACATCTTCTACGTAGGACTCCTATCAAAGGtaaaaagggacaaaaaacGCGCCTTCAAGAATTGCCCtccaccagtcactgtggacggagaagaagaatacaaggtggaagggataaccaatgccaaagaaaggaatgggaagtggtttttccaagtcaaatgggaGG aaaaatacaaaaaagacatgaaaaagaaggcccttggtgctgccaaggcccttagagggggggcagtgttgtag
- a CDS encoding Retrotransposable element Tf2 protein, translating into MTYGNLFQSSACPQSPLNQGELGPTLPATAVESTSLEPEVYGEVSLSQAISLILGLQNQVLWLERELKETKEATKEAQDWMGAVNQALTCIEARGGAPTHQKTGNPRQLRPRPGPYQKPTLFQRLVPLVAWANPTKAPPAFAQPTPVWAPQEAILPLRLCLSNSAPPSPTTTPVKVDHPDAYTGKIGKQSPPMAHAGVGMGTSKSTDVPHGSGGPVVPPNEHEGRSRSLGTPTSTNLGPTGPLSKQTIAMDLDWNNAALRGQFAHGLHWEVSRLIATRKRRPTTLLELQNVALVINNALREERASHLPKGRRLSSNPNFVSKEEQNRRRAEGLCIKCGKSGHKFAECRTGWKATPKEEGVKKEAAKVGKESGPKSGKD; encoded by the exons atgacat atggcaacctgttccaGAGCTCTGCTTgtccccaatcccctctcaatcaaggagagttgggacccactcttccggcaaccgccgttgagtcaacaagccttgaaccagaggtctacggggaagtatccctcagccaagcaatctcccttatcctgggattgcaaaaccaagtcctctggcttgagcgggaactcaaagaaaccaaggaagcaacaaaggaagcccaagactggatgggagcagtcaatcaagccctcacttgcattgaggctaggggtggagcccccacacaccagaagaccggaaacccccGGCAGttgaggccacgcccaggcccttaccaAAAACCGACCCtattccagcgcctagtgccccttgttgcctgggccaaccccacaAAAGCTCCCCCTGCCTTTGCCCAGCCAACCCCAGTATGGGCCCCCCAAGAggctatactccccctccgcctTTGCCTATCCAACTCCGCtcccccaagtcccacaacca CCCCGGTCAAggtggaccaccctgacgcctatacggGGAAGATAGGGAaacaaagcccgccaatggctcacgcgggtgttggcatgggtacaTCTAAATCAacagatgttccccacggatcaggaggtcctgttgttcctcctaatgaacatgaaggacgtagcaggagcctgggcacccccacctcaaccaacttgggtcccacagggcccttaTCCAAACA gaccattgctatggacctggactggaacaatgccGCCCTccgtgggcaatttgcacatggcctccactgggaggtcagccgtcttattgccacccgcaaacggcgcccaaccaccctccttgagctgcagaatgtGGCTCTGGTCATCaataacgccctccgtgaggagcgtgccagccacctgccTAAGGGAA ggcgcctctccagcaatcccaactttgtctccaaggaggagcaaaacCGCCGCCGGGCTGAGGGcctatgcatcaagtgcggcaaatcAGGCCataaatttgcggaatgccgcactggctggaaggccacgcctaaggaggaaggtgtcaagaaagaagccgccaaggttggcaaagagtctggacccaaatcgggaaaagactaa